A genomic stretch from Methylorubrum extorquens includes:
- a CDS encoding Transport system permease protein yields MRLILPFAAILALALLFGLAAGHDWAGPLEIVHVLGGADDLRARLLRDWRLPRVLAAGLVGAMLGLGGAIFQGVFRNPLAEPYLLGASGGAAIGATVALLVPLGLPSSLALGVLAFLGAWAATVLVLAVARGSGAADAAGLLLAGVAVAAMLGAARSFLMLALSDESVSLQVVLSWTLGGIQTPDWTGLAGLASLSAFALCMSLPLSRGLDLLGLGEDQARAFGLAADRFTARAVLVGAAVVALAVAYGGLVAFVGLVAPHIARWWVGPRHRALLPISAATGAALVIVCDGLARAVLPPAELPLGLVTAAAGGPFFLVLLRRRLRA; encoded by the coding sequence GTGAGGCTCATCCTACCGTTTGCCGCCATCCTCGCTCTCGCCCTGTTGTTTGGCCTCGCGGCCGGGCACGACTGGGCCGGGCCGCTAGAGATCGTCCACGTCCTCGGCGGAGCCGATGACCTGCGGGCGCGCCTGCTCCGTGACTGGCGCCTGCCACGCGTGCTCGCTGCCGGTCTCGTCGGGGCCATGCTCGGCCTGGGCGGCGCGATCTTCCAAGGGGTGTTCCGCAATCCCCTCGCCGAGCCCTACCTGCTCGGCGCCTCCGGCGGTGCGGCGATCGGAGCGACCGTCGCCCTGCTCGTGCCGCTCGGCCTTCCTTCCAGCCTCGCTCTTGGCGTCCTCGCCTTCTTGGGGGCCTGGGCCGCAACCGTGCTGGTGCTCGCCGTGGCGCGCGGCTCGGGTGCGGCGGATGCCGCTGGCCTGCTGCTGGCAGGTGTCGCGGTGGCGGCGATGCTGGGCGCGGCTCGCTCGTTCCTGATGCTTGCTCTTTCGGATGAAAGCGTCAGCCTACAGGTCGTTCTGAGCTGGACGCTCGGTGGCATCCAGACCCCGGACTGGACTGGCCTCGCAGGGCTCGCCAGCCTATCGGCTTTCGCCTTGTGTATGAGCCTTCCTTTGTCCCGCGGCCTCGACCTCCTCGGTCTGGGTGAGGATCAGGCTCGTGCTTTCGGACTTGCTGCCGACCGTTTCACTGCCCGCGCCGTACTGGTCGGCGCCGCCGTTGTGGCGCTCGCTGTCGCCTATGGTGGTCTTGTCGCCTTCGTCGGCCTTGTCGCCCCCCACATCGCCCGCTGGTGGGTCGGCCCGCGCCACCGCGCGCTGCTACCAATTTCGGCCGCGACGGGTGCGGCCTTGGTTATCGTCTGCGACGGGCTGGCCCGCGCCGTTCTGCCGCCAGCCGAGTTGCCGCTCGGCCTCGTCACCGCCGCGGCGGGCGGACCATTCTTCCTCGTCCTGCTGCGCCGCAGGCTTCGCGCATGA
- a CDS encoding Periplasmic binding protein yields the protein MHAAIIGALAGLTVAGSAMAGPIRLTDALGRTVELRAAPRRVVTIFSSNTELVAALGLTDRIVGIDAFTRYPPEAATKPVVGGRLGFSVDAVVAQNPDLVLVTPARQAAHQLLVPMERLGLPVIVLTSRSLGEVLSNIRLVGRALGEAERGETVAAGLEARLAAVARRLAGTVCPRTILVTGRLGNGLLLVARQDSYTGDALVRAGACPALANRGIAQVSPEAVLAADPDVLLLAGQEWELAELTARLGFREMRAVQAGRAHTLPRAEFLIPGPRTVDGIERLAALLHPHQTAP from the coding sequence ATGCACGCTGCGATCATCGGTGCGCTCGCCGGACTGACTGTGGCCGGTTCGGCTATGGCCGGGCCGATCCGCCTGACCGATGCCCTCGGTCGGACGGTAGAGCTGCGGGCAGCCCCGCGGCGGGTCGTGACGATCTTCTCCTCGAACACGGAGCTAGTAGCCGCCCTCGGTCTCACGGACCGCATTGTCGGCATCGACGCCTTCACCCGCTACCCGCCCGAGGCTGCAACCAAACCCGTGGTTGGCGGTCGCCTCGGCTTCTCGGTCGATGCCGTGGTGGCACAAAACCCGGACCTCGTGCTCGTCACGCCGGCCCGGCAGGCAGCGCACCAGCTCCTCGTGCCGATGGAGCGGCTCGGCCTGCCGGTGATCGTGCTGACGAGCCGCAGCCTCGGTGAGGTGCTCAGCAACATCCGCCTCGTTGGACGGGCACTCGGAGAGGCGGAGCGTGGAGAGACGGTTGCGGCGGGGCTGGAGGCGCGGCTTGCAGCAGTAGCCCGCAGGCTCGCAGGCACGGTTTGCCCCCGCACGATCCTCGTGACCGGACGCCTCGGCAATGGGCTGCTGCTGGTTGCGCGTCAGGATTCCTACACCGGTGATGCCCTCGTCCGCGCCGGCGCTTGTCCGGCGCTCGCCAATCGCGGAATCGCCCAGGTCTCGCCGGAGGCGGTCCTTGCCGCTGATCCAGATGTGCTTCTTCTCGCAGGACAGGAGTGGGAGCTGGCAGAGCTCACGGCTCGGCTGGGCTTTCGTGAGATGCGCGCCGTACAGGCCGGTCGCGCTCACACCCTGCCGCGCGCCGAGTTCCTGATCCCCGGCCCGCGCACGGTCGACGGGATCGAGCGCCTGGCTGCCCTTCTCCATCCACATCAGACCGCGCCGTGA
- a CDS encoding TonB-dependent receptor yields the protein MPRAFFPLVLLLAGSTHSVAAMAQEGTTVAGSAAVSLDELVVTATGRPEPRSEIAGTVQVIDRTMIENSTAKSVTDLLAENAVGFFSEWTPGQTSINIRGGATDGQGKDFRSQVLVLMNGRRAGTANLSKLSIADVERIEIVRGPSSVIYGSQNIGGVINVILKTGRTAPGTLVEGIGGVWGLAQGRAQTGGVVGPFDYYLGLSGAKRDDYYAGSGDRMANTQWNRMGITGALGFQIDPNQRLDFTLRTDGIYGVGFRGSGGNLYSRDNRINGSFDASYTGRTDDGRASLFAQFYSVTDEDHFKWASPIQRGGTGLPVPGTQADFNTRNLDILGTRFQPRVSLFAGNDLLLGWDWETSRLRSDRFRAGVPGNPLAQVSPQDNNQTDQFHALYVEDTQRLFDDRVTLRAGIRQTYGTTSFDPTPFLAGQITGSRPYEATTYSVGATYRATDWAAFRVGASSGFRAPTATEIAADYNTLGGGRIFGNANIRPETSEQIEIGTTLTNGVSRLDVALFQNIISDRIITRSRGPNSNTSDYVNNAGDVLIRGIEVQYETDMIRTLGWEPGSWRWRAYANGNYNFDMKDEGAVSVASANTRRVERVYEYQLALGTRFGQADVPYPWTIQVQGVLNGPVWYNTEENLLVPAAEPYREYIWRKDPFFLVNIRGEVDLMPGVKLFAQVRNLFDVNYHPLFIAIAGQQPTLADLRLYNGGGGTSAPGRDVQLGLQARF from the coding sequence ATGCCTCGCGCCTTTTTCCCTCTCGTGCTTCTCCTTGCCGGCAGCACGCACTCAGTCGCCGCGATGGCACAGGAAGGCACCACCGTCGCCGGCAGCGCCGCGGTGAGCCTCGATGAGCTCGTGGTGACCGCTACCGGCCGGCCCGAGCCGCGCTCCGAGATCGCCGGCACCGTCCAGGTTATCGATCGTACGATGATCGAGAACTCGACCGCCAAATCGGTGACCGACCTGCTGGCCGAGAACGCCGTCGGCTTTTTCTCGGAATGGACGCCGGGTCAGACCTCGATCAACATCCGCGGCGGTGCCACCGACGGCCAAGGCAAGGACTTCCGCAGCCAAGTCCTCGTCCTCATGAACGGCCGCCGGGCTGGTACGGCGAACCTATCCAAGCTCTCCATCGCCGATGTCGAGCGGATCGAGATCGTGCGCGGTCCTTCCTCGGTCATCTACGGCAGCCAGAACATCGGCGGCGTCATCAACGTCATCCTGAAGACCGGCCGCACTGCGCCCGGTACCCTTGTCGAGGGCATCGGCGGCGTCTGGGGGCTGGCGCAGGGACGTGCGCAGACCGGTGGGGTCGTCGGTCCGTTCGACTACTATCTCGGCCTCTCGGGGGCCAAGCGCGACGACTACTATGCCGGTTCGGGCGACCGGATGGCCAATACTCAGTGGAACCGGATGGGCATCACCGGCGCGCTCGGCTTCCAGATCGACCCGAACCAGCGGCTCGACTTTACGCTTCGCACGGACGGCATCTACGGGGTCGGCTTCCGCGGTTCCGGTGGTAACCTCTACAGCCGGGACAACCGTATCAACGGATCGTTTGATGCGAGCTATACCGGGCGCACCGATGACGGGCGCGCAAGCCTGTTTGCGCAGTTTTACAGCGTCACTGACGAGGACCATTTCAAATGGGCCTCGCCGATCCAGCGCGGCGGCACCGGGCTCCCGGTGCCAGGCACGCAGGCGGACTTCAACACGCGCAACCTCGACATCCTCGGCACCCGCTTCCAGCCACGCGTGAGCCTATTTGCGGGCAACGACCTGCTTCTCGGTTGGGATTGGGAGACGAGCCGGCTGCGCTCCGATCGCTTCCGCGCCGGCGTGCCCGGCAACCCGTTGGCTCAGGTCTCACCGCAGGACAACAACCAGACCGACCAGTTCCACGCCCTCTACGTCGAGGACACCCAGCGCCTGTTCGACGATCGGGTGACGCTGCGGGCTGGCATCCGCCAGACCTACGGCACCACGAGCTTCGATCCGACTCCGTTCCTCGCCGGGCAGATTACCGGCTCGCGCCCCTACGAAGCCACAACCTACTCCGTCGGCGCGACCTACCGGGCAACTGACTGGGCCGCCTTCCGCGTCGGCGCCTCGTCGGGCTTCCGAGCGCCGACCGCAACAGAAATCGCGGCGGACTACAACACGCTCGGCGGCGGACGCATCTTCGGCAACGCAAACATTCGGCCCGAGACGAGCGAGCAGATCGAGATCGGCACAACCCTGACGAACGGGGTCTCGCGCCTCGACGTGGCATTGTTCCAGAACATCATCTCGGACCGCATCATCACCCGTTCGCGTGGGCCCAACAGCAACACCTCGGACTACGTGAACAACGCGGGCGATGTGCTCATCCGTGGCATCGAGGTTCAGTACGAGACGGACATGATCCGCACCCTCGGCTGGGAGCCCGGCAGCTGGCGCTGGCGGGCTTACGCCAACGGCAACTACAACTTCGACATGAAGGACGAGGGCGCCGTCAGCGTCGCCAGCGCCAACACGCGCCGGGTCGAGCGCGTCTACGAGTACCAGCTCGCCCTCGGCACTCGCTTCGGTCAGGCCGACGTCCCCTATCCCTGGACGATCCAGGTTCAGGGGGTGCTCAACGGACCAGTCTGGTACAACACGGAGGAGAACCTGCTCGTGCCCGCGGCCGAGCCCTACCGCGAGTATATTTGGCGCAAGGATCCCTTCTTCCTCGTCAACATACGCGGCGAGGTGGACCTGATGCCGGGGGTGAAGCTGTTCGCGCAGGTACGCAACCTGTTCGACGTGAACTACCACCCGCTCTTCATCGCCATCGCCGGGCAGCAGCCGACCCTGGCCGACCTGCGCTTGTACAACGGCGGCGGCGGCACCTCCGCACCCGGTCGGGACGTGCAACTCGGCCTGCAGGCACGGTTCTGA
- a CDS encoding Methyltransferase type 11: MKQNCTTIRPFSVAPPEASEIGVDPLELYAAGIDTSDYVAHVAPLLRAAVPRIGDLLDVGAGGGQLGQAVRDPLAAWIAIEPNMGMQQRLRALVPPPHLLPVGWQQADLSAGSADTVLAANIAAPLSDAGVFLRQCRAWTRNNVIWLVPAQRGPRGLCLAGCLPPAWHGEDETPGIDVVLSNLPPCDQPSIAARTEWTFSAVVRDVERTSGSLADRLGWALDDGRRRELYEHLAAQAVSVPGGHRLSVPRASALLVWRTAS, translated from the coding sequence ATGAAACAAAATTGCACAACCATACGACCCTTCAGCGTTGCGCCGCCTGAGGCGAGCGAGATCGGAGTCGATCCTCTCGAACTCTACGCGGCCGGCATCGACACATCCGACTACGTCGCGCATGTCGCCCCGCTTCTTCGAGCGGCAGTGCCGCGCATTGGCGACCTGCTTGATGTCGGCGCCGGGGGCGGGCAACTCGGCCAGGCTGTGCGCGATCCGCTTGCAGCCTGGATCGCCATAGAGCCGAACATGGGGATGCAGCAGCGCCTGCGCGCGCTCGTGCCGCCGCCTCACCTTCTGCCGGTAGGGTGGCAACAAGCCGATCTGTCGGCAGGATCCGCAGACACCGTGCTAGCCGCCAACATCGCTGCCCCGCTCTCGGATGCGGGCGTCTTTTTACGTCAGTGCCGCGCTTGGACCCGCAACAACGTCATCTGGCTGGTTCCGGCCCAGCGCGGCCCGCGAGGCCTTTGCCTCGCTGGCTGTCTGCCCCCTGCTTGGCACGGCGAAGACGAGACGCCGGGCATCGACGTCGTCCTAAGCAACCTGCCGCCATGCGATCAGCCGTCTATCGCGGCGCGAACAGAGTGGACCTTCAGCGCAGTCGTTCGAGACGTGGAACGGACTTCCGGCTCCCTTGCCGACCGCCTCGGTTGGGCCCTCGATGACGGCCGCCGACGCGAGCTCTACGAACATCTTGCCGCCCAAGCCGTGTCCGTGCCGGGCGGACACCGCCTGTCCGTTCCCCGAGCCTCCGCCCTCCTCGTGTGGAGGACCGCCTCGTGA
- a CDS encoding protein of unknown function (Evidence 5 : Unknown function), which yields MNRARARYPSFDRETRAAAMCKPARHLCAKYPGVRLPSSRVQMLPRPLEAPPCTKIASLALRR from the coding sequence ATGAACCGAGCCCGAGCGCGCTATCCCTCATTCGATCGAGAGACCCGTGCCGCGGCGATGTGCAAGCCGGCTCGACACCTGTGTGCGAAGTATCCAGGGGTGCGATTGCCCTCATCAAGAGTGCAGATGCTGCCCCGTCCGCTTGAAGCGCCTCCATGCACAAAGATTGCCAGCCTGGCGCTCAGAAGGTGA
- a CDS encoding protein of unknown function (Evidence 5 : Unknown function) — MWCLRLALRGSVEADRLNALLNAQLVLPIHTFHSSGAVHMRAAAEHQIRSLTRTICYNVTYT, encoded by the coding sequence GTGTGGTGTTTGCGCCTAGCCCTGCGGGGATCCGTCGAAGCCGATCGACTAAATGCGCTACTGAACGCTCAGCTCGTGCTCCCGATCCATACGTTCCACAGCAGTGGCGCTGTCCATATGCGAGCGGCCGCTGAGCATCAGATTCGGAGCTTGACAAGAACGATATGTTATAATGTTACATACACATGA
- a CDS encoding conserved protein of unknown function (Evidence 4 : Unknown function but conserved in other organisms), giving the protein MRGCLPRTVQGRAIIAVIALYALFLQSFLGGLVPLPSIPVGGVICAEHDGSTVPSDHGPACQHHTCCTAVQAAQLLHPLLSAFATVAWAPTRVASASWRHAGTVRARAPPDQSVSPRGPPAV; this is encoded by the coding sequence ATGCGCGGGTGCTTGCCTCGGACGGTCCAAGGCCGCGCGATCATCGCCGTGATCGCGCTTTACGCGCTATTTCTGCAGTCCTTCCTTGGCGGCCTCGTCCCGTTGCCCTCCATCCCAGTCGGCGGTGTGATCTGCGCCGAGCACGACGGTTCGACCGTGCCGAGCGATCACGGGCCGGCCTGCCAACACCACACCTGTTGCACGGCGGTGCAAGCCGCGCAGTTGCTCCACCCGCTCCTGTCGGCGTTTGCGACAGTGGCATGGGCCCCGACACGGGTGGCTTCCGCCTCGTGGCGCCACGCCGGTACAGTCCGAGCACGCGCACCTCCCGACCAGTCCGTTAGTCCACGAGGTCCGCCCGCCGTCTGA
- a CDS encoding conserved protein of unknown function; putative membrane protein (4 PEPSY-associated transmembrane helices) (Evidence 4 : Unknown function but conserved in other organisms; PubMedId : 8760927; Product type m : membrane component): protein MSQSLQGGATAFSAVVVARPAQDAVYRAVWRWHFYAGLLCLPFLILLSVTGSLYLFKDEINGSLFANRTTVAPKASQPLSPDVLLFNASEAVPTGVPVSLADPADPTAAAVATMAEGPRRTLVYLNPYNGDVLDRTDRDGEFMMVVRRLHSLAYFGTLANAVIEVVAGFAIILVVTGTYLWWPRRQDGGVVSVRGTPRKRVWWRDLHAVTGSVAGAGLFFLAATGLPWSVWWGQQLRTLSNEGGVGQPRALWANKPVSNVPMQEMLTTTGWAMEDAPVPVSQPSLARPIGLARAVEILRGLGMPRGFEISLPVGETGVYAAAAYPKDVAGQRMISLDQYTGKPLVDVRFDDLGGVARAIQYGIGIHKGEHWGRANKLAMLAFCLATILLSVTAAVMWWKRRPAGRLGVPPWPRDRRVATTVTMIVLGLGALFPLTGLAILGMILVDLTVQALRPHLAR, encoded by the coding sequence ATGTCACAGTCTCTCCAGGGCGGCGCGACGGCGTTTTCCGCCGTCGTCGTCGCGCGCCCGGCGCAGGACGCCGTCTACCGCGCCGTCTGGCGCTGGCACTTCTACGCCGGCTTGCTCTGCCTGCCCTTTCTGATCCTGCTCTCCGTCACCGGCTCGCTCTACCTCTTCAAGGACGAGATCAATGGCAGCCTGTTCGCCAACCGGACGACGGTGGCGCCAAAGGCCAGCCAGCCTCTCAGCCCGGACGTCCTGCTCTTCAACGCCTCAGAGGCCGTGCCCACGGGCGTGCCGGTCTCGCTTGCCGACCCAGCCGACCCGACCGCTGCAGCCGTGGCGACGATGGCTGAGGGCCCTCGCAGGACACTCGTCTACCTGAACCCCTACAACGGTGACGTGCTCGACCGGACCGACCGCGACGGCGAGTTCATGATGGTCGTGCGGCGCCTGCACAGCCTCGCCTACTTCGGCACGCTCGCGAACGCCGTCATCGAGGTCGTGGCCGGCTTCGCCATCATCCTCGTGGTCACCGGCACCTACCTCTGGTGGCCACGCCGGCAGGACGGTGGCGTCGTCAGTGTTCGTGGAACGCCGCGCAAGCGCGTCTGGTGGCGCGACCTCCACGCCGTCACGGGCTCGGTAGCCGGCGCCGGCCTGTTCTTCCTCGCCGCGACGGGCCTGCCGTGGTCGGTCTGGTGGGGCCAGCAGTTACGCACCCTGTCCAACGAGGGCGGCGTCGGCCAGCCGCGGGCTCTGTGGGCCAACAAGCCTGTTTCGAACGTGCCGATGCAGGAGATGCTCACCACGACGGGGTGGGCGATGGAGGACGCGCCGGTCCCGGTCTCGCAGCCGAGCTTGGCGAGGCCCATCGGCCTTGCGCGCGCCGTCGAGATCCTGCGCGGTCTCGGGATGCCGCGCGGCTTCGAGATTTCCCTGCCGGTGGGTGAGACCGGCGTCTATGCCGCGGCAGCCTACCCAAAGGACGTGGCCGGGCAGCGGATGATCTCGCTCGACCAGTACACGGGAAAGCCGCTCGTCGATGTGCGCTTCGACGACCTCGGCGGGGTCGCCCGGGCCATCCAGTACGGCATCGGCATCCACAAGGGCGAGCACTGGGGCCGGGCCAACAAACTCGCGATGCTGGCCTTCTGCCTCGCCACCATCCTGCTGTCGGTGACGGCTGCGGTGATGTGGTGGAAGCGCCGGCCCGCCGGCCGCCTCGGCGTTCCGCCTTGGCCGCGCGACCGGCGCGTCGCCACGACCGTGACCATGATCGTGCTCGGCCTCGGCGCGCTGTTCCCGCTGACCGGTCTGGCAATCCTCGGCATGATCCTCGTCGACCTCACCGTCCAGGCCCTGCGCCCGCACCTGGCGCGCTGA
- a CDS encoding TonB-dependent receptor (Evidence 2b : Function from indirect experimental evidences (e.g. phenotypes); Product type rc : receptor) — protein sequence MSHRRSGHRARALSLILAASPLAITAAQAQGGQAVALEEISVTSEGNGGSGSAPTAAAGVARPGLPLVSAPTPLDRPVGEVVTSVGREGVIDNRAATSVADILRNSPGVTVRQGNGPRDVVVSIRGNNARATGVSRNMVVLEDGFPVTQADGSSRFDLVDPRAYSRIDVFRGPQSPFFGNFATGGALNFVTRRGSEINGVEYGVDAGSFGYLNNYATFGGVSGPFEYSLFTSDTRGNGFLSHNSFDTQTINFLGTYAPTPDDRFTLKIINNEVSTDLPGRGSLNQFRLNPFQRGCASAAAAAPGCVTYNLFLNGRNGATVPVTADEGAFFRGDRRTIVGGRWEHDFDAFTTWRTQLVFDDRQINQPFYTSSGRGDFPGFNFLTDVTRRGDLFGLPATGYVALAYNTLDSHSLTYNRAPYGGARLGALTADLEATQANLGGRARVELQLSEQWIAVAGISAENTTIQGRNITYGFPAAGGVTTTLANIDRSFLNVAPELSLLYRPDTDWQFRGRVATGYATPSTSNLTVTSAGVPGNNGQLQTQENLGFDVGADWTPLPGVRFSVTGFYEFFHNELVTQSPGAGLLSYTFNAPASEHRGIEVGADWAFAPGWRATAAYTFDDQIYTRYVEQLSAGSLTRRFDRAGNHIPGVPAHQLLARVGYEQATGPLAGLGGYVETVFQDDFFIDNPNLLKAPGYAIVNLNVHYTTELVGYAKRLNLFFEVRNVFDKTYIASAQNLANSISATSGLQNGASVLANTTGSAFAGAPRNFVGGMRLAF from the coding sequence ATGTCCCACCGCCGTTCCGGCCATCGTGCCCGCGCGCTCAGCCTGATCCTGGCCGCTAGCCCGCTAGCTATCACCGCCGCGCAGGCCCAAGGTGGCCAGGCTGTCGCCCTGGAAGAGATCTCCGTCACCTCGGAGGGCAACGGCGGCTCCGGTAGTGCGCCGACCGCGGCGGCCGGTGTCGCCAGGCCCGGCCTGCCGCTGGTCTCCGCTCCAACACCCTTGGACAGACCGGTGGGTGAGGTCGTCACCAGCGTCGGGCGCGAGGGCGTCATCGACAATCGCGCCGCCACGAGCGTCGCGGACATCCTGCGGAACAGCCCCGGCGTGACGGTGCGGCAGGGCAATGGTCCCCGCGACGTCGTTGTCTCGATCCGCGGCAACAACGCCCGCGCCACCGGCGTGTCGCGCAACATGGTTGTGCTGGAGGACGGCTTCCCCGTTACCCAAGCGGACGGCTCCTCGCGCTTCGACCTCGTCGACCCGCGTGCCTACTCGCGCATCGATGTCTTCCGCGGCCCCCAATCTCCCTTTTTCGGCAACTTCGCCACAGGTGGCGCGCTGAACTTCGTCACCCGCCGCGGCTCCGAGATCAACGGCGTCGAGTACGGGGTGGACGCCGGCAGCTTCGGCTACCTCAACAACTACGCCACCTTCGGCGGGGTCAGCGGCCCGTTCGAGTACAGCCTGTTCACCAGCGACACGCGCGGCAACGGCTTCCTCAGCCACAACTCGTTCGATACCCAGACCATCAACTTCCTGGGCACCTACGCGCCGACGCCGGACGACCGCTTCACCCTGAAAATCATCAACAACGAGGTCTCCACCGACCTGCCCGGTCGCGGCTCACTCAACCAGTTCCGGCTCAACCCCTTCCAGCGCGGCTGCGCCTCGGCCGCCGCGGCCGCACCCGGTTGCGTGACCTACAACCTGTTCCTCAACGGCCGGAACGGCGCCACCGTGCCGGTCACCGCCGACGAGGGTGCATTTTTCCGCGGCGACCGGCGCACCATCGTCGGCGGTCGCTGGGAGCACGACTTCGACGCCTTCACGACCTGGCGCACCCAGCTCGTGTTCGACGACCGCCAGATCAACCAGCCTTTCTACACGAGCTCAGGTCGCGGCGACTTCCCCGGCTTCAACTTCCTCACCGACGTGACCCGGCGCGGCGACCTGTTCGGCCTGCCGGCGACCGGCTACGTGGCGCTCGCCTACAACACTCTGGACAGCCACAGCCTGACCTACAATCGCGCGCCCTACGGCGGGGCGCGGCTCGGCGCCCTGACCGCCGACCTTGAGGCCACCCAGGCTAACCTCGGCGGGCGCGCCCGCGTCGAGCTACAGCTCTCCGAGCAGTGGATTGCGGTGGCCGGTATCAGCGCCGAGAACACAACGATCCAGGGGCGCAACATCACCTACGGCTTCCCGGCCGCAGGCGGCGTCACCACCACGCTGGCCAACATCGACCGCAGCTTCCTGAACGTGGCTCCCGAGCTCTCGCTGCTCTACCGGCCCGACACCGACTGGCAGTTCCGGGGTCGGGTGGCGACCGGGTACGCCACGCCCTCGACCTCGAACCTCACCGTCACGTCCGCTGGCGTGCCGGGCAACAACGGGCAGCTCCAGACTCAGGAAAACCTCGGTTTCGATGTTGGGGCCGACTGGACGCCGCTACCCGGCGTCCGGTTCAGCGTGACCGGCTTCTACGAATTCTTCCACAACGAGCTCGTCACGCAATCGCCCGGCGCCGGCCTCCTGAGCTACACCTTCAACGCACCGGCCTCCGAGCATCGCGGTATTGAGGTCGGGGCGGACTGGGCCTTTGCGCCCGGCTGGCGGGCGACCGCCGCTTATACCTTCGACGACCAGATCTACACGAGGTACGTCGAGCAGCTCAGCGCCGGCAGCCTGACTAGGCGCTTCGACCGGGCGGGCAACCACATCCCCGGCGTGCCCGCTCACCAGCTCCTGGCGCGCGTGGGCTACGAGCAGGCCACTGGCCCCCTGGCGGGCCTGGGCGGCTACGTGGAAACGGTGTTCCAGGACGACTTCTTCATCGACAACCCCAACCTGCTGAAGGCGCCCGGCTACGCCATCGTGAACCTCAACGTTCACTACACGACGGAACTTGTCGGCTACGCCAAGCGCCTGAACCTGTTCTTCGAGGTGCGGAACGTCTTCGACAAGACTTACATCGCCTCCGCCCAAAACCTTGCCAACTCGATCAGTGCCACCTCTGGCCTGCAGAACGGCGCGAGCGTCCTGGCCAACACCACCGGCTCGGCGTTCGCGGGCGCCCCGCGCAACTTCGTCGGCGGCATGCGGCTGGCGTTCTGA
- a CDS encoding conserved protein of unknown function (Evidence 4 : Unknown function but conserved in other organisms) — protein sequence MDLAGHYAVFSEFGAVSHTGDMAGLKVETKGDRPHARSEITIGPLTAFAQEAPEEVVRAPCVERGPS from the coding sequence GTGGATCTCGCCGGACACTACGCCGTCTTTTCGGAATTCGGCGCGGTAAGCCATACCGGGGACATGGCTGGCTTGAAGGTAGAAACCAAGGGTGACCGGCCGCACGCACGGTCCGAGATCACCATCGGGCCGCTGACGGCGTTCGCGCAAGAGGCGCCAGAAGAGGTGGTGCGAGCGCCGTGCGTGGAGCGAGGACCGTCATAG
- a CDS encoding protein of unknown function (Evidence 5 : Unknown function): MLLEMGLPYIISKNRFKLYIMQLRSEIVELMMLLARQIAAHEAIVAEATQCAELLKPMSGKRCNEILEKTITDRRGEIASMRRTLAHLTNLLAGMPIENT, translated from the coding sequence ATGTTGCTTGAGATGGGGCTGCCTTATATTATATCGAAAAACCGCTTTAAGTTATATATTATGCAGCTGCGATCTGAAATTGTGGAGCTGATGATGCTATTAGCACGTCAAATTGCAGCACATGAAGCGATTGTGGCGGAGGCAACACAATGCGCTGAGTTATTGAAGCCTATGAGCGGCAAACGCTGCAATGAAATATTGGAGAAAACAATTACAGATCGTCGCGGCGAGATTGCAAGCATGCGCAGGACGCTAGCGCATCTAACAAATCTACTTGCTGGTATGCCAATCGAAAACACTTAG